In Microbacterium foliorum, the following proteins share a genomic window:
- a CDS encoding ATP-binding protein translates to MQALTNPYTPNAGAEPQAVVGRDDQLGSFDLLLARIEHGRTEQSMIITGLRGVGKTVLLGQFRTKALAKDWVVLELEVSKNDEAHFRTALASKLRTALFELSPKAKWTDRFTHAAAVLRSFTLTVDATGAWTAGLDVDAAEGFADHANLALDLTDVFVALGEAAKERGRGVVLLFDEVQFLSKIQLGATIEALHKMVQRKLPVTLVGAGLPQIAELAGDAKSYAERLFKFPSIGNLIEDDARLALTQPAADEGAAYDDDALDEALALTGGYPYFLQELGYAVWTVADGPVISREDVEAAVPAYESKLDESFFRVRLDRATELQRAYLRAMAQLGSEPQKASDVADVMGRTSQNLGPTRAELINMGLLYTPEHGFAAFTVPHFDKFLIRAIPKLHVPPLKPRKSSGRAKE, encoded by the coding sequence GTGCAGGCACTCACCAATCCATACACTCCGAACGCTGGCGCCGAGCCTCAAGCCGTCGTCGGACGAGATGACCAGCTCGGATCGTTCGATCTACTGCTCGCGCGGATCGAGCATGGCCGAACCGAGCAATCGATGATCATCACCGGCCTGCGTGGGGTCGGCAAAACGGTTCTCCTCGGGCAGTTCCGCACGAAGGCGCTCGCGAAGGATTGGGTGGTGCTCGAGCTCGAGGTGAGCAAGAACGACGAAGCTCATTTCCGCACTGCGCTGGCCTCGAAACTGCGCACAGCGTTGTTCGAGTTGTCTCCGAAGGCGAAGTGGACCGATCGCTTCACCCATGCTGCAGCAGTATTGCGATCATTCACTCTCACCGTCGATGCCACAGGCGCATGGACCGCCGGCCTGGACGTCGACGCAGCCGAAGGATTCGCTGATCACGCGAACCTGGCTCTCGATCTCACAGACGTGTTCGTCGCGCTCGGCGAGGCCGCGAAAGAGAGAGGCCGCGGTGTCGTTCTGTTGTTCGACGAGGTCCAGTTCCTCAGCAAGATCCAGTTGGGTGCGACGATCGAAGCACTCCACAAAATGGTTCAGCGCAAGCTGCCCGTGACTCTGGTCGGGGCAGGACTTCCGCAGATCGCTGAGCTCGCTGGCGATGCGAAATCGTACGCAGAGAGACTCTTCAAGTTTCCGTCGATCGGCAATCTCATCGAGGACGATGCGCGATTGGCTCTGACCCAACCCGCAGCGGACGAGGGTGCCGCGTACGACGACGACGCGCTCGACGAAGCGTTAGCCCTCACAGGGGGGTATCCGTACTTCCTCCAGGAGCTCGGCTATGCCGTGTGGACCGTCGCGGACGGCCCAGTCATCTCTCGCGAGGACGTCGAGGCTGCCGTCCCCGCCTACGAGTCCAAGCTCGATGAATCATTCTTCCGGGTGCGTCTCGATCGCGCGACGGAGCTGCAGCGCGCCTATCTCCGGGCGATGGCACAGCTCGGTTCAGAGCCACAGAAGGCCTCGGACGTGGCAGACGTCATGGGCAGAACGTCTCAGAATCTCGGTCCCACGCGCGCGGAACTGATCAACATGGGACTTCTGTACACCCCCGAGCACGGGTTCGCGGCGTTCACAGTTCCCCATTTCGACAAGTTCCTCATCCGGGCCATCCCGAAACTCCACGTGCCTCCGCTGAAGCCCCGGAAGTCATCAGGACGGGCCAAAGAGTGA
- a CDS encoding carbohydrate ABC transporter permease — protein sequence MSDVSLDTRAVVSASPDRSAGRAGKPRNRAIWIVHVVLLVGAILMVFPFIWQLLTSFKTLSDSVQVPPSLLPREWVFTNFAEVFDSMPFAQMFANSVLLTIGRTIGQVVLCTMAGYAFARIPFPGRNALFVVFLSVLMVPSQLYLLPQYEIIQALGWLNTLQALIVPGIFSAFGTFLMRQFFMSMPAELEEAARIDGANPWQTFWRIMVPLAKPGIIALVVFTVLWSWNDLLWPLIVTTDPAKMPLSVGLSQLVGIHGTDYPVLMAGALLATLPMLVTFMILQRQFIQGIAFSGSKG from the coding sequence ATGAGTGACGTCTCGCTCGACACGCGCGCCGTCGTCAGCGCCTCGCCCGACCGCTCGGCAGGGCGAGCGGGCAAGCCCCGCAACCGCGCGATCTGGATCGTGCACGTGGTGCTCCTGGTGGGCGCGATCCTGATGGTCTTCCCGTTCATCTGGCAGCTGCTGACCTCGTTCAAGACGCTGTCGGACTCCGTGCAGGTGCCGCCGAGTCTCCTCCCGCGCGAGTGGGTGTTCACGAACTTCGCCGAGGTCTTCGACTCGATGCCCTTCGCGCAGATGTTCGCCAACTCGGTGCTTCTGACCATCGGGCGCACGATCGGTCAGGTCGTGCTGTGCACGATGGCCGGCTACGCCTTCGCCCGCATCCCGTTCCCCGGACGCAACGCGCTGTTCGTGGTCTTCCTCTCGGTGCTCATGGTGCCGTCGCAGCTGTACCTGCTGCCGCAGTACGAGATCATCCAGGCGCTCGGGTGGCTGAACACCCTGCAGGCGCTGATCGTGCCCGGGATCTTCAGCGCGTTCGGCACGTTCCTGATGCGACAGTTCTTCATGTCGATGCCCGCCGAACTCGAGGAGGCGGCGCGCATCGACGGGGCGAATCCGTGGCAGACCTTCTGGCGGATCATGGTTCCGCTCGCGAAGCCTGGCATCATCGCTCTCGTGGTGTTCACTGTGCTGTGGTCCTGGAACGATCTGCTCTGGCCGTTGATCGTGACGACCGACCCCGCCAAGATGCCGCTGTCGGTCGGGCTCTCACAGCTCGTCGGCATCCATGGCACCGACTACCCGGTGCTGATGGCAGGAGCGCTGCTCGCGACTCTGCCGATGCTGGTGACCTTCATGATCCTGCAGCGGCAGTTCATCCAGGGCATCGCCTTCAGCGGATCGAAGGGCTGA
- a CDS encoding carbohydrate ABC transporter permease: MTVTASPPRAKAERMPEATSPGIRRRRRNPGASPWWALVFIGPTALGIAVFYLWPTVRTLIISFTKSGPFGGAEWVGIENYARLFQDPELIGALRNTALYTVIALIGIPLAVGIAALLNTSGLKGRSAYRTLYFIPVVTMPAAIALVWRMIYNGDYGVLNAALGSVGIEGRSWLTDPNTALVAIAVVGIWAGLGTNIVIFLAGLQGIPDTIMEAADLDGAGPVRKFFSITIPLLSPSIFFVSVISVIGALQVFDLIYMMLGRSNPAMPNTRTVVYLFYEAGFLDNDRGYAAAVAFLLLVIILVLTVVQFRLQKKWVHYE, from the coding sequence ATGACCGTCACCGCGTCGCCCCCGCGCGCGAAGGCAGAGCGGATGCCGGAGGCCACGAGCCCCGGCATCCGCCGCCGGCGGCGCAACCCGGGCGCCTCCCCGTGGTGGGCTCTGGTGTTCATCGGACCCACCGCCCTCGGCATCGCCGTGTTCTACCTGTGGCCGACGGTGCGCACGCTCATCATCTCGTTTACCAAGTCGGGGCCGTTCGGCGGCGCCGAGTGGGTCGGGATCGAGAACTACGCCCGCCTGTTCCAGGACCCCGAGCTGATCGGCGCGCTGCGCAACACCGCGCTCTACACGGTCATCGCCCTGATCGGCATCCCTCTGGCCGTCGGCATCGCCGCGCTGCTGAACACCTCGGGCCTCAAGGGACGCAGCGCCTACCGCACGCTGTACTTCATCCCGGTCGTCACGATGCCCGCCGCGATCGCACTGGTGTGGCGCATGATCTACAACGGCGATTACGGAGTGCTCAACGCCGCGCTCGGCTCGGTCGGCATCGAGGGGCGCAGCTGGCTCACCGATCCGAACACCGCCCTCGTGGCCATCGCGGTCGTGGGCATCTGGGCAGGCCTCGGAACCAACATCGTCATCTTCCTCGCCGGTCTCCAGGGCATCCCCGACACGATCATGGAGGCCGCCGACCTCGACGGCGCCGGCCCGGTGCGCAAGTTCTTCTCGATCACGATCCCCCTGCTGTCGCCGTCGATCTTCTTCGTCAGCGTCATCAGCGTGATCGGCGCCCTGCAGGTGTTCGACCTCATCTACATGATGCTGGGGCGCAGCAACCCGGCCATGCCCAACACCCGCACGGTCGTGTACCTGTTCTACGAAGCGGGTTTCCTCGACAACGACCGGGGCTATGCCGCCGCCGTCGCCTTCCTGCTGCTCGTGATCATCCTCGTGCTCACGGTCGTGCAGTTCCGTCTGCAGAAGAAGTGGGTGCACTATGAGTGA
- a CDS encoding ABC transporter substrate-binding protein, giving the protein MPRTSHRALGALAASAAAVLALSACSPAAGGESSSGGDVTLSYAIWDENQKPAMEDIAAAFEKENPNVTIDIQVTPYKEYFTKLQTAATGGSAADVFWMNGPNFQLYASNGQLAPLDDAGVDAADYPQGLIDLYTFDGALYGAPKDFDTVALWYNKALFDAAGVEYPSAGWTWDDFTAAAAALTDPGKGQFGVAASQYGQENFYNSIAQAGGEVISADGTESGYGSPEALAGIELWTDLIEAGSSPTAQQMTDTNPEDFFLSGKVAMFQNGSWAAIAYGDNADIADTVDVAPLPEGPEGNQSVIHGVGNVANAKSPHVAEAKAFAAFASGEQAAEIQAETGTVIPAFNGTQQGWVDALPQYDLQVYIDALDTAVPYPVSKNTSAWTSIESEVLSQVWSGAVAPEAGLKDLAGQMQAALDAEQE; this is encoded by the coding sequence ATGCCCCGCACCTCCCACCGCGCCCTCGGCGCCCTCGCCGCGTCCGCGGCAGCCGTCCTCGCTCTCAGTGCCTGCTCACCCGCCGCCGGAGGCGAGAGCTCGTCGGGCGGCGATGTGACCCTCAGCTATGCCATCTGGGACGAGAACCAGAAGCCGGCGATGGAGGACATCGCGGCGGCGTTCGAGAAGGAGAACCCGAATGTCACGATCGACATCCAGGTGACTCCCTACAAGGAGTACTTCACCAAGCTGCAGACCGCCGCCACGGGCGGGTCCGCCGCCGACGTGTTCTGGATGAACGGTCCGAACTTCCAGCTCTACGCCTCGAACGGCCAGCTCGCCCCGCTCGACGACGCGGGCGTGGATGCCGCCGACTACCCCCAGGGCCTGATCGACCTCTACACGTTCGACGGGGCGCTCTACGGGGCACCGAAGGACTTCGACACTGTGGCGCTCTGGTACAACAAGGCGCTCTTCGACGCCGCCGGCGTCGAGTACCCGAGCGCAGGCTGGACCTGGGACGACTTCACCGCGGCCGCCGCCGCGCTGACCGACCCGGGGAAGGGCCAGTTCGGCGTCGCCGCGAGCCAGTACGGGCAGGAGAACTTCTACAACTCGATCGCCCAGGCGGGCGGCGAGGTCATCTCGGCCGACGGCACCGAGAGCGGCTACGGCTCGCCCGAGGCGCTCGCCGGCATCGAGCTGTGGACCGACCTGATCGAGGCGGGGTCGTCGCCGACCGCGCAGCAGATGACCGACACGAACCCCGAGGACTTCTTCCTGTCGGGCAAGGTCGCGATGTTCCAGAACGGCTCGTGGGCAGCGATCGCCTACGGCGACAACGCCGACATCGCCGACACGGTCGACGTCGCTCCGCTCCCCGAGGGGCCGGAGGGCAACCAGAGCGTGATCCATGGCGTGGGCAACGTCGCCAACGCGAAGAGCCCCCACGTGGCCGAGGCCAAGGCGTTCGCCGCCTTCGCGAGCGGCGAGCAGGCGGCCGAGATCCAGGCCGAGACCGGCACCGTGATCCCCGCGTTCAACGGCACCCAGCAGGGCTGGGTCGACGCGCTGCCGCAGTACGACCTGCAGGTCTACATCGACGCTCTCGACACCGCGGTGCCCTACCCGGTCTCGAAGAACACGTCGGCGTGGACGAGCATCGAGAGCGAGGTGCTGTCGCAGGTCTGGTCGGGCGCGGTCGCCCCCGAGGCAGGCCTGAAAGACCTCGCCGGGCAGATGCAGGCGGCGCTGGATGCCGAGCAGGAGTAG
- a CDS encoding fluoride efflux transporter FluC, with protein sequence MTPLLFIGAALAGGVGAALRYLVDVGIARVAGRRFPWGIFAVNLTGSFALGVVTAALPDQAFLLGAGLLGGYTTFSTAMLDTVALWRDGERRASAFNAVGMLLLGLLAAGLGLAFGSLL encoded by the coding sequence GTGACCCCGTTGCTGTTCATCGGAGCCGCGCTCGCCGGAGGTGTGGGAGCCGCGCTGAGGTACCTCGTCGATGTCGGCATCGCGAGGGTCGCCGGGCGGCGCTTCCCCTGGGGCATCTTCGCCGTGAATCTCACCGGATCGTTCGCCCTGGGTGTCGTGACCGCGGCGCTGCCCGACCAGGCATTCCTCCTCGGTGCCGGTCTGCTGGGCGGCTACACGACCTTCAGCACCGCGATGCTCGACACGGTCGCGCTCTGGCGTGACGGCGAGCGCAGGGCATCCGCGTTCAACGCCGTCGGGATGCTGCTGCTCGGTCTGCTCGCGGCCGGCCTCGGTCTGGCCTTCGGCTCGCTGCTCTGA
- a CDS encoding LacI family DNA-binding transcriptional regulator has translation MAERRQQSTTSRRPTLRMVAERAGVSTATVSYVFSGRSGAASGSGVAEATAARVLAAADELNYRPNIAARTIRTGRSGMVQLSLHMLSDPWSLAVADAVNTEANKHGLTTLILADGDWHAALDRVESDVAYLDGVGIDEDAERKLADLVQRGQRLVVFSEHLEPAGFDVVRSDAIPGCELAMDHLLERRTAIGCLAAEGAVRLAPTQVTRYTPYLERMAAAGLDVDPDWTVTYTEGQASAFAAAVRLLSRADRPDAIYATTDFAAIAAINAAHMLGLRVPHDVAVIGVGNTPDAQLIAPTLTTVGPTDFYDRQARIIIDRALAADDSAGQLHEFAWSLFPGASTDVDAPTAHSR, from the coding sequence ATGGCAGAGCGCAGGCAGCAGTCGACGACCTCGCGGCGTCCGACCCTTCGGATGGTCGCCGAACGCGCGGGGGTCTCGACGGCCACCGTGTCGTATGTGTTCTCCGGGCGATCGGGTGCGGCCTCCGGGTCCGGCGTCGCCGAAGCCACAGCCGCCAGGGTGCTCGCGGCGGCCGACGAGCTCAACTACCGTCCGAACATCGCGGCGCGCACGATCCGCACCGGTCGCAGCGGCATGGTGCAGCTGTCGCTGCACATGCTCAGCGACCCCTGGTCGCTCGCGGTGGCGGATGCCGTGAACACCGAGGCGAACAAGCACGGACTCACGACGCTGATCCTCGCCGACGGCGACTGGCACGCGGCACTCGACAGGGTCGAGAGCGACGTCGCCTACCTCGACGGCGTGGGGATCGACGAGGATGCCGAGCGCAAGCTCGCCGATCTCGTGCAGCGCGGTCAGCGGCTCGTGGTGTTCTCGGAGCACCTCGAGCCCGCCGGCTTCGACGTGGTGCGCTCCGACGCGATCCCCGGTTGCGAGCTCGCGATGGACCACCTGCTCGAGCGGCGCACGGCGATCGGATGTCTCGCCGCCGAGGGCGCCGTGCGTCTCGCGCCGACCCAGGTCACCCGGTACACGCCGTACCTCGAGAGGATGGCCGCCGCGGGTCTCGATGTCGATCCCGACTGGACCGTCACATACACCGAGGGGCAGGCCAGTGCCTTCGCCGCGGCGGTGCGGCTGCTGTCACGCGCAGACCGGCCCGACGCGATCTACGCGACCACCGACTTCGCGGCCATCGCGGCCATCAATGCGGCGCACATGCTCGGACTCCGGGTGCCGCACGACGTGGCCGTGATCGGCGTCGGCAACACTCCCGACGCGCAGCTCATCGCCCCCACCCTGACCACGGTCGGCCCGACCGACTTCTACGACCGGCAGGCGCGCATCATCATCGACCGCGCGCTCGCCGCCGACGATTCAGCCGGGCAGCTGCACGAGTTCGCCTGGTCGCTGTTCCCCGGCGCGTCGACCGACGTCGACGCGCCCACCGCTCATTCGCGCTGA
- a CDS encoding FAD-dependent oxidoreductase, with amino-acid sequence MKPLWKLDRTPPIGTPFDPGARHDVIIVGAGLTGLTTAVMLTRAGLDVAVIEAGEVAELATGGNTGKLTLLQGKRLAEIRRHHSASLLQAYVEANREGMDWLVGFADHAGVSYERRIDHSYAQDPSSLDSVRAVHEAASEAGLQTRMLTRAELGEAAFPVVGATALDDQVTIDPALVAQALAEELLATGGTLHTGVRVTATHVLPEPRVETPVGPMFAEHIVIATGYPILDRGLYFTKMRAFRSYCVSFRVSGEVPESTFISLDSPSRSIRPVSSADGPGGTAQLIVGGNGHPVGRSDSEAAAVDDLIDWTRQYFPDAEETHRWSAQDYESHNQIPFVGAMPRGLGSIRFASGYAKWGLSNAPAAALRLTAEILGASWHDRPSWMVKLGTRLTVPADLARGAAEGAKVAAAATSGWVEAERNPVPVPKPSEGEGVVANRSGRPVAISTVGGVTRAVSAVCPHLGGVLAWNDEECTWDCPLHASRFEADGTRIEGPALQDLKPLPRKSGG; translated from the coding sequence ATGAAGCCACTGTGGAAGCTCGACCGGACTCCGCCCATCGGCACACCGTTCGACCCCGGCGCACGGCACGACGTGATCATCGTCGGCGCGGGCCTCACCGGCCTCACCACCGCGGTCATGCTGACGCGCGCGGGGCTCGATGTGGCTGTGATCGAGGCTGGCGAGGTCGCCGAGCTGGCGACCGGCGGCAACACCGGCAAGCTCACCCTGCTGCAGGGCAAGCGCCTCGCCGAGATCCGCAGGCACCACTCCGCCTCCCTTCTGCAGGCGTACGTCGAGGCAAACCGTGAGGGCATGGACTGGCTGGTCGGCTTCGCGGACCACGCGGGGGTCAGCTACGAGCGTCGGATCGACCACTCGTATGCGCAGGATCCGAGCAGTCTCGACTCGGTGCGCGCGGTGCACGAGGCGGCGAGCGAAGCAGGCCTTCAGACGAGGATGCTCACACGGGCAGAGCTCGGTGAGGCGGCGTTCCCCGTCGTCGGCGCCACAGCCCTCGACGATCAGGTGACCATCGACCCTGCGCTCGTGGCTCAGGCGCTCGCGGAGGAGCTGCTCGCGACCGGCGGCACACTGCACACGGGAGTCAGGGTGACCGCCACTCACGTGCTTCCCGAACCGCGCGTCGAGACCCCGGTCGGGCCCATGTTCGCCGAGCACATCGTGATCGCGACCGGCTATCCGATCCTCGACCGCGGGCTGTACTTCACCAAGATGCGCGCCTTCCGCTCGTACTGCGTCTCGTTCCGCGTATCAGGCGAGGTGCCCGAGTCGACCTTCATCTCGCTCGACTCCCCCAGCCGGTCGATCCGTCCGGTCTCTTCCGCCGACGGCCCGGGCGGCACGGCGCAGCTCATCGTCGGCGGCAACGGGCATCCGGTCGGGCGCTCCGACAGCGAGGCCGCCGCGGTCGACGATCTGATCGACTGGACGAGGCAGTACTTTCCGGATGCCGAAGAGACGCACCGCTGGTCGGCGCAGGACTACGAGTCGCACAATCAGATCCCGTTCGTGGGTGCGATGCCGCGGGGGCTCGGCAGCATCCGCTTCGCGAGCGGATACGCCAAGTGGGGCCTGTCGAACGCGCCGGCCGCGGCTCTTCGCCTGACCGCCGAGATCCTCGGGGCCAGCTGGCATGACCGACCGTCATGGATGGTCAAGCTCGGCACGAGGCTGACGGTGCCGGCCGATCTCGCCAGAGGAGCCGCCGAAGGAGCGAAGGTCGCTGCGGCCGCCACGAGCGGATGGGTCGAGGCCGAGCGCAACCCGGTGCCGGTTCCGAAGCCGTCGGAGGGTGAAGGCGTGGTCGCCAACCGCAGCGGACGCCCCGTGGCCATCTCGACGGTCGGCGGAGTCACCCGTGCGGTCTCGGCCGTCTGCCCGCACCTCGGCGGAGTGCTCGCCTGGAACGACGAGGAGTGCACCTGGGACTGCCCCCTGCACGCGTCGCGATTCGAGGCGGACGGCACGCGCATCGAGGGCCCGGCGCTGCAGGATCTGAAGCCCCTGCCCCGCAAGAGCGGGGGCTGA
- a CDS encoding fluoride efflux transporter FluC, producing MTLRSLLLVFAGGSIGTAARLGVALWIPDAGGLPVATLLVNVIGALLIGILAARLPQATGQTTGLRVFLGTGVLGGFTTYSAFMTGTDALWADAPLLAFSYAGGSLVLGLAAAALGLRLGRPRPRAHVEGARS from the coding sequence GTGACTCTCCGCAGCCTCCTCCTCGTCTTCGCAGGAGGCAGCATCGGCACGGCGGCGCGGCTCGGGGTCGCACTCTGGATCCCGGATGCCGGGGGCTTACCGGTCGCCACCCTCCTGGTCAACGTGATCGGGGCGCTGCTGATCGGCATCCTCGCCGCGCGACTGCCGCAGGCCACGGGGCAGACCACGGGGCTGCGGGTGTTCCTCGGCACCGGTGTGCTCGGCGGCTTCACGACCTACAGCGCCTTCATGACGGGCACGGATGCGCTCTGGGCGGATGCTCCGCTGCTCGCGTTCTCGTATGCGGGCGGCAGTCTCGTGCTCGGCCTTGCCGCTGCTGCTCTCGGGCTGCGTCTCGGCCGCCCTCGCCCGAGGGCTCATGTCGAGGGAGCCCGCTCGTGA
- a CDS encoding Gfo/Idh/MocA family protein — protein MDLTIGLIGFGARATLREEVHRPGRGSRITAVCDPSERARDDARRLLPDALVTDSLDELLASGIDAVMVLTPDDTHAALSIRALEAGVAVFCEKPLAIDLADADAMLETARRTGSRLYIGHNMRHMPVITLMRGLIQDGRIGDVKAVWVRHFVGHGGDYYFKDWHADRRRTTGLLLQKGAHDIDIIHWLAGAYTEQVAAMGELSVYGDITDRRDRTGERMPDWFSVDNWPPTSLTGLNPVIDVEDISMVNMRLSGGILASYQQCHFTPDYWRNYTVIGTEGRIENVGDTAGSEVRLWNRRHRGAADADETFIVPEAEGAGHDGADALLVAEFLRFVRDGGITETSPVAAREAVAAGILATESLRGDGSAIEIPALDADLVAYFERGQVE, from the coding sequence GTGGATCTCACCATCGGACTCATCGGCTTCGGCGCGCGCGCCACACTGCGCGAGGAGGTGCACCGCCCCGGTCGGGGGTCGCGCATCACCGCGGTCTGCGACCCCTCGGAGCGGGCTCGTGACGACGCCCGGCGCCTGCTTCCGGATGCTCTCGTCACCGACTCGCTCGACGAGCTGCTCGCCTCAGGCATCGACGCCGTCATGGTGCTCACGCCCGACGACACGCATGCGGCGCTCAGCATCCGCGCCCTCGAAGCCGGTGTCGCGGTGTTCTGTGAGAAGCCTCTCGCGATCGACCTCGCCGACGCCGACGCCATGCTCGAGACGGCCCGACGCACCGGAAGCCGCCTCTACATCGGCCACAACATGCGCCACATGCCGGTGATCACGCTGATGCGCGGGCTCATTCAGGACGGCCGGATCGGCGACGTCAAGGCCGTGTGGGTGCGCCACTTCGTGGGGCACGGCGGCGACTACTACTTCAAGGACTGGCACGCCGACCGCCGCCGCACGACGGGACTGCTCCTGCAGAAGGGGGCGCACGACATCGACATCATCCACTGGCTCGCGGGCGCCTACACCGAGCAGGTCGCGGCCATGGGCGAGCTCAGCGTCTACGGCGACATCACCGACCGCCGCGACCGCACCGGAGAGCGGATGCCCGACTGGTTCAGCGTCGACAACTGGCCGCCGACGTCACTCACAGGGCTCAACCCGGTGATCGACGTCGAGGACATCTCGATGGTCAACATGCGCCTCTCCGGCGGCATCCTCGCCTCGTACCAGCAGTGCCACTTCACGCCCGACTACTGGCGCAACTACACGGTGATCGGCACCGAGGGGCGCATCGAGAACGTCGGCGACACGGCCGGCAGCGAGGTCAGGCTGTGGAACCGCCGCCACCGCGGAGCCGCCGACGCCGATGAGACGTTCATCGTCCCCGAGGCGGAGGGCGCAGGTCACGACGGAGCGGACGCGCTGCTGGTGGCGGAGTTCCTGCGATTCGTGCGCGACGGGGGAATCACGGAGACCTCGCCGGTGGCGGCTCGCGAAGCCGTGGCCGCCGGCATCCTCGCCACCGAGTCGCTGCGCGGCGACGGCTCGGCCATCGAGATCCCCGCGCTGGATGCCGATCTCGTCGCCTACTTCGAGCGCGGTCAGGTCGAATAG
- a CDS encoding TetR/AcrR family transcriptional regulator — MSDGTRRRRDPEARRLEIVTAAAELIVEIGVDALTHRKVAARAGVPLGSTTQYFATLDDLREAAIGALAAEIEARIDATRRAVVIEGVTPEGLARLVRRGLDDARAVQADRAVVTAAVHDPRVRQFARLWSDEIVGFIAPVHGVDRARAAAVFIDGVLWHSQIHDEPLDEELIRDALAGILTPQASNPAPAAAASA; from the coding sequence ATGAGCGATGGCACGCGCCGCCGCCGTGACCCTGAAGCGCGCCGTCTCGAGATCGTCACCGCCGCCGCAGAGCTGATCGTCGAGATCGGTGTCGACGCATTGACGCACCGCAAGGTCGCAGCGCGAGCCGGGGTGCCCCTCGGCTCGACGACCCAGTACTTCGCCACCCTCGACGACCTGCGCGAAGCGGCGATCGGGGCGCTGGCCGCCGAGATCGAAGCGCGCATCGACGCGACCCGGCGAGCCGTGGTCATCGAGGGAGTGACGCCGGAAGGACTCGCTCGCCTGGTGCGCCGAGGGCTCGACGACGCCCGCGCTGTGCAGGCCGACCGAGCCGTCGTCACCGCCGCCGTGCACGACCCGCGTGTCCGTCAGTTCGCCCGACTGTGGTCGGACGAGATCGTCGGCTTCATCGCCCCCGTTCACGGAGTCGACAGAGCCAGGGCCGCAGCCGTCTTCATCGACGGCGTACTCTGGCACTCTCAGATCCACGACGAGCCGCTCGACGAAGAGCTCATCCGCGACGCCCTCGCCGGGATCCTCACTCCTCAGGCGTCGAACCCCGCACCCGCCGCCGCAGCATCCGCCTGA